The Marinobacter szutsaonensis sequence GTTGGAGGCTGACTTGAACTTGGGGTCAGATGAACAAGTTCATCAGACCCCTGAGATAAAGCCAGACCCCGTCTTCAAGGTCACTGGTCGAGCAGTTCGATCCAGTGGTTCACCTGCACCGGTGACTTGGTCTCCAGGTGCATCTGGCAGCCGATGTTGGCGGTCACAATGCGGTCCGGGTTGTCCACGGTCAGGGCCTTGAGCTTGTTGTCCAGCAGTTTCTGGCTCAGTTCGGGTTGTAACACCGAATAGGTGCCGGCGGAGCCGCAGCACAGGTGCTTGTCCTTGGTTTGCGCCAGTTCTACGCCAGCCTTGGTCAGCACCTGCTCCACCACCCCGTTCTGCTTCATGGCATGCTGCAGGGTACAGGGGCAGTGGAAGGCCACCTTACCCGGGCTCTGGTTGAGCTTGAGCGTTTCCAGGTCCTGCTTGAGCAGGAACGCCCCGAGATCAGTGCACAGTTCGCTGACCTTCTTGGCCTTCGCGGCGTAGACCGGATCGTCCTTCAGCAGGTGACCGTAGTCCTGCACCATGGCACCGCAGCCGGAAGCGGTCATGATGATTGCCTCCGCGCCGGCCTCGATGGCGGGCCACCAGGCATCGATGTTCTGGCGCATGCGCTCCAGACCTTTCTCATGCTCGGACAGGTGGTAGTTCACCGCGCCGCAGCAGCCGGCTTCCGGCGCCTCGACCATGGTGATACCAAGCTTGTCCAGAACACGGGCGGCAGCGGCGTTGGTGTTCGGCGTTGCCGACGGCTGAACACAGCCGGCCAGGGCCAGGACGACCCGGTTATGACTGGCTGCGGGCCATGGGCTTGCGCTCTTGCGCGGCGGCACCTTGGTGCGCAGCTTCTCCGGCAACACCGGTCGGAACACCTGCCCCATGCGCAGCAGCAGGCCGAACAGCTGCCGGTTCGGCAGGACCCGCGCCAGGCCCCAGCGCAGCCACTTTTCCTTGGGCTCGCGGGGCAACTCTTTTTCGATCAGGCCACGGCTGATATCCACCAGCCGGCCATACTGAACGCCGGAGGGACAGGTGGTCTCGCAACTGCGACAGGTCAGACAGCGGTCCAGATGATCCCGGGTTTTCTCGGTGATCTCCTCACCTTCCAGGAACATCTTCATCAGGTAGATCCGTCCACGGGGACCGTCACGCTCGTCATTCAGCTCCTGGTAGGTTGGGCAGGTGGCGGTACAGAAACCACAGTGCACACAGGCCCGGAGAATCGACTCGGCCTCCTGTCCTTCGGGAGTATTGGCAAATTGTTGAACCAGATTCGTTTGCATAATTACAACCAGCTATAGAGACGGCCGGGATTGAAGATGCCGTCGGGGTCGAACGAGTTCTTCACACGGCGCTGGATGGCTTTCAGCGCCTCGGGTTGGCTGTGCATGACTTCGCCGGAGCGATCGCCACCGCGGAACAGGCTCACCTGACCGCCGGCGGCCCTGGCCAGCGGCTCAAGGTCACCGAGGCTGGCCTCACCACGGAACCAGCGCTGGGAGCCGGCCCAGTCGATGAACCAGTTGCCCTCAACCTTGGGGTTGGGCGCGGTGGAATCCACCGACAGGCGCCAGAGTGGAACATCGTTGCCGGCAAAGAATTCGTGCTGCATGTCGCGCACCTGCTGCCAGAAGTCATCACCGCCTTCCATGACCTCTCCGGACCATTTCTCGGCCGTTGCCTCGACAGCGGACCGGGCGCCGGACAGGCGCAGGTAAACCTTGCCATCGACCCAGCAGGCACCGGTGATGGGCTTGGGCTCACCGGCCCGGCGGTTCATGTAGTCAATGACGTCTTCCAGGGCCATCTCTTCCACCAGTGTGGCGGTGGCAGCCGGCTTGGGCATCACCTTCATGCTGATTTCGGTGATAACGCCGAGGGTACCCATGGCGCCGGCCTGCAGGCGGGAGACGTCGTAACCGGCCACGTTCTTCATGACCTGGCCGCCAAAACGCATGTGCTCGCCTTTGCCGTTCAGCAGGCGGATGCCCAGCACCTGATCCCGGACCGAACCGGACCAGGGCCGCCCCGGACCGGACAGATTGCACGCCAGGGTGCCGCCGATGGTGGAGGCATCACCGAACCTTGGCGGCTCAAAATGCAGGCACTGCCCTTCCTCGGCCAATGCAGCTTCGATGTCCTTGATCGGTGTGCCGGCGCGCACGGTCAGCACCAGTTCCACCGGATGGTATTCCACGATGCCGGTGTGCCCGGCCAGGCTCAGGGTGCCGGCCTCCGGGTCAGCAGTGCGGCCCATGAATGCCTTGGTACCACCACCGACGATGTTGAGTTTCTGCCCGGTGTTGCGGGCCTGGAGAACTTGCTCCTGTAACTGTTGGGTCATATCAGCCATGGGCGGCGTCCGTTTGTTCGTGCTTGTGTTGCTTGTGTTCGATAGAGCGGTATTCCTGGCAGAACTTGAGGGTGGGAACCCCCTTGCCCGGGTTCAGGATACCGGTCGGGTCAAACGCGGCTTTGACGTCGTGGAACTGCTGCAGTTCTTCATCATTGAACTGCACCGCCATCTGGCGGATCTTCTCGACGCCGACACCGTGCTCACCGGTGATACAGCCACCCACTTCCACACACAATTCGAGGATCTTGCTGCCGAATTCCTCGGTAGTCTCAAATTCACCCGGTACATTCGCATCGAACAGGATCAGCGGGTGCAGGTTGCCGTCCCCGGCGTGGAATACGTTGGCCACGCGCAGGCCGTATTCATCGGACATCTTGTCCATTTCCAGCAGGACACGGGCGAGATGGCGGCGGGGAATGGTGCCGTCCATGCAGTAATAGTCCGGCGAGATCCGACCAACCGCCGGGAAGGCAGACTTGCGGCCTTTCCACAACAGGGCACGCTCTTCCTCGCTCTGGGAGGTTCGGATCGAGGTTGCGCCCAGCTTGCGGAAAACTTCCTCGGCCTCGGCGATATGCTCGTGCACTTCTTCCTCGGTACCATCCACCTCGCAAAGCAGCAGTGCCTTGGCGTCGCGGGGGTAACCTGCCTGGGCAAAGTCGTCAGCGGCGATGATCGCGTGGCTGTCCATCATTTCCAGGCCACCCGGAATGATGCCGTGGGAGATGATGCCGCCGACGGCATCGCCGCCCTTCTCCACACTGTCGAAGCCGGCCATGATCACCTGGGCCACCTCTGGCTTGGGCAACAGCTTGACCTTCACTTCGGTCACCACACCCAGCAGACCTTCCGACCCGGTAATCAGCGCCAGCAGATCCATGCCACAGCTATCCAGACCGTCACTGCCGATGGTGATCAGGTCGCCCTCGGCGGTCACCATCTCGACGCTCAGGATGTTGTGAACGGTCAGGCCGTACTTGAGGCAGTGCACGCCCCCGGAGTTCTCCGCCACGTTGCCGCCGATGGTGCAGGCGATCTGGGACGAGGGATCCGGGCCGTAATACAGGCCGTACTGGGCCGCCTCTTCACTGATGGCGAGGTTACGGACACCGGGCTGCAGCCTTGCCGTTCGACCGAGCGGATCGATCTTGATAATCCGGTTGAACTTGGCCAGCGAGAGCACCACCCCTTCCTTGTGCGGCATGGCACCGGCACACAGGCCGGTTCCGGCACCTCGGGCAACCACCGGTACGTCGTTTTCGTGGCAGATGCGCATCACACGCTGCACCTGCTCCACGGTCTCCGGCAGCACCACAAGCATGGGCATTTCGCGGTACATCGCGAGACCGTCGCACTCGTAGGGTTTGAGGGTTTCGTCATCGGTGATGACGTATTCCGGATCAATGAATGACCGGAACTGCTCCGCCAGCTGCGCTTTGCTGGCTTTCGGCTTGGTATTCATAACGTTCTCTGATTCTGGATGTCGTCGAATCCGCCTGGGCGCGGATAACGTGGGCGGGCCCGATTGCCCGCCCGTTCAGGTGAGACAGCGCTTACTTGCGTTTGGTTTCGAAATAGTCGATACCGGCCTGCGCGCAGTCCATATCCTGCTGTGGCGTGCCCGAGCTGAGACCGATACCACCGACCACCTCACCGTTGACGATCACCGGCAGGCCGCCACCGACGGAGCTGATGCGACAGCCCACTTCCGTATGGATGCCGAAGGCCAGACTACCCGGCGTGTTCACCTTGTTGTAGTCGTGGGTGGCTTTCTTGGCTGCCGCTGCGGTGAACGCCTTGTCCTGGGCAATGGTCACACTGGTGATCTTGCCACCATCCATGCGCTCGAACGCAATCAGGTTACCTGACTCGTCAACCACCGCGATGCACATGGGAACACCGATCTCGCGGGCCTTTTCTGCCGCGCCTTCAATCAGGATCCGTGCGTCGGCAATATCCAGCCGATTGATCGTCAACATATCGTTTTACTCCTTGAATTGATTAACCGTAAACCAGCCCTGGCAGCCAGGTGACAATGCCGGGGATGAGAATACACATGAACAGTCCGAACGCCTGGATCGCCAGGAACACCAGGGACGACTTGAAGATCGTGCCCATGGAGATTTCCGGCGGGCATACGCCGCGGATGTAGAACAGCGCGTAGCCGAACGGCGGACTGAGGAAGGACATCTGCATGTTGACCAGGTAGAGCACACCGAACCAGAGCACCACGTCCTCACCGGCCACCGGCGGGAAGCCCAGCAGGCCCGGGAATTCCAGTGCTTCGACGATCGGAATGAAGATGGGCACTGCCAGCAGCAGAATGCCTACCCAGTCCAGGAACATGCCGAGAATGACCAGCAGTACCATCAGCAGGAACAGGATGCCGTAGGCCGACAGACCGGTTCCGAGAATGGCGTTGGTCACAAATTCCTGGCCGCCCTGCAGGATGTAGAAGCCAACGAAGACGGAGGCACCGAACATGATCCACAGCACCATGGCGGAAGCCTTGGCTGTGGTCACGGAGGCCTCACGCAGCCCGCCGATGGAGAACTTGCCATGCATCATGGCGACCACAATGGCGCCGAAAGAGCCGATACCGGCTGCCTCAACAGGCGTTGCAATACCACCAAACAGCAGGCCCAGCACCAGGAATACCAGGATCAGCGGTGCAATCAGGTTTTTCAGGAGGCCGAGCTTCTCCATCAGGGAAATACGCTCTTCCACCGGTACGGGCGGCCCCAGCTTGGGATTGATCCAGCTGCGGATCAATACATAGGCGATGTACAGGCCGGACAACAGGAGGCCCGGAACCACAGAGCCCAGGTACAGTTCACCGACGGACTGCTGTGCAACGACCGCATAGAGGATGGCCAGGATCGACGGCGGGATCAGGATGCCGAGGGTACCACCGGCCATGATCGAACCGAGTGCGATCTTGTGGTCGTAGCCACGTTTGAGCATTGCCGGCAGGGCAATGATGCCCATGGTGACAACCGCGGCGCCGATAACACCCACCATCGCAGCAAGAATGGTGGAAGCCAGGATGGTTGCCGTCGCCAGGCCACCACTGAGGCCGCCCATCCACTTGTAGACGACACTGAACATTTCCTCGATCAGGCCCGCGCGCTCCAGCATGGAGGCCATGAAGATGAACAGCGGTATTGCAGCCAGGTCGGAGTTGGTCATCATCGGGAAGATACGGCTCGGCACGATGTTCAGCATCAGCGAGTCGCCCACCAGATAGATGAACATGACCCCGAGACCACCGGTCACGAACGCAAGCGGCAGCCCCATCATCAGGGCCACAGCCAGGGAACCGAACATCAGATAGGTCAAAGGCTCTATCTTGACGTCGGAAAGGCTGCCCGAGAGCTTGAACAGGAATTTCTCATCACTCCAGGGGTCGTAGAAAAGAATGTTGATCATCTCAACACAGATGATGAAAGCCAGCGCCACAGTGGCGGCAATCATCAGCCAGGTGCTCAGCTTACCGATCAGGTTGCTGCCCGGCGCAGTTGTTGTATTTGTGCTCATGCGGTGCGCTCCCGGCCAAGACGGACGAACAGGACGATATCCTTGATCAGCTTGGATATACCTGCCAGTAACAGAAGGAATGAACCCAGCACCATCATGCCTTTCACCGGCCAGTACTGGATGCCCCAGGTCTCAACCGTGGTTTCATTCATGGAGTAGGAGTTCTGGAAGAAGGTCCAGGAGGTAATCAGCAGTACCAGGGCGAACATGAAGAAGAACATGGAGGTAAAGATATCCATGCCGACCCTGCCCCGTACCGGCAACAGGTTATACATCACGTCAACTCGCACATGGGCGCCGTGAAGCAAGGCGAACGCTCCGGCCAGCAGGTACTGCATCCCCAGCAGCAGAAAGCTGGATTCATGTACCCAGATGGTCGGCATGTTGAAGAGGTAGCGCATGACCACTTCAAAGAAATAGAACACGACGGCATTCACCGTCCAGAACGACACGAACAGACCGGACTTGTCACAAATCCAGTCAACCACTTTGGTAAACCAGTTGCCCTCGAACTGGAGATAGATCAGCGGGTCTTCCTCTTCCGCCTGCAGCTCGCCCGGTGTCAATTCCGGTTCGGCAGTCTCGCCTCCATGGCCACTACTCCATTTGTCCCAGGCCATCATGATCAGCGGCATGACCGCAAGCCAGCCCCAGTAGAACCAGTGCGGCAATACGAATCCGAAACCTTCAAGATCAGACATGTTGTTGCATCCTCAGCCACAAAACGGGGAAGGCGGAACGTCTCCTGCGGAGCCGTCCCTGTCCTTCCCCCTGTTTCTTTTTTTATTGGTTCAGGAAGGTATTACCGGCCCGGTACACCTTCAAGATCAGACTCATCGATATACCCAACGGTATCGTTCATCATGTACTCGATCTGCATATCGAAGATGGCACGGGCGTCCTCATCCTTGTTGGCCCACTTGTACCAGATCGGGATGGCTCTGCGACGCCACTCTTTCATATCCTCCTGGCTCAGACGGGTCACGGTGTCACCCGCTTCCTTGAACTTCTTCATAGCCTCGACGTTGCGCTTCTGAATGGTCAGGTAGTGCTTCTGGGAATAGATGCGCACTTCATCCTCAACCAATTGCTGAAGCTTCGGATCCAGGGCATTCCAGGCACGCATGTTGACGGTCAGATCCATCAGATCCACCGGCTGGTAGATAGACATTACGCCGGGAGGTCCGAAGATGATGTAGTCGGTCACCTGGGAGAAGCCCAGTTCCCAGTTCACCGCCGGGCCCACGTAATCGGCTGCGTCGATGGTGCCCTTTTCCAGGGCCGGGAAGATGTCAGAACCCGGCAGGCTCACGGTAGAAGCACCGAACGCCTGAAACACTTCAGAGACCATGCCACCCGGAACCCGGAGCTTCAGGCCTTTGAGGTCGTCAAGACTGTTTACCGGAGTCTTGGAGTGAATGATGTTGGCATCGTGCTGGATCGGGCCCACATAGAACAACCCGAACTTCTTGTAGATTTCACGGGTCTTTTCCAGCATGCCCATTGAGTAGAACATGGTGTCCCACTGGTGCGGCTGATCGGGGCCGCCTGGATAGGATGACAGGAAAACCGAAGCGGGAATCTTGCCGGACCAGTACAGGGTGAACGGGTTCATGCCCTGAAGAACGCCATTACGAACAGAGTCGAACAGGGCGTTGTTGTCGGCGGCAACCGCCTTGGCAGGGAAACACTTGAAGATCAGTTCACCATTGGACTTTTCTTCGATGCTGTTGCACCACTCTTCGAACAGGTCATAACCCACGGTACCGGCATCCCATACAGACTGGATCTTCCAGGTAGTGGCGGCATGAGCCTGGCCGGCGCCCATCATCATTGCGCCCGCGAAAGCGGCGCCAACGGCAGCGGTTTTAAGGAAATTGCGGCGAGGTGGGGTCTCACCGGTGTCACAGTTAATACGGATGTGCTTGTTCGAGGTCATCGAGACGTCTCCGTTAGCATTGTTTTTTTAGTCAGCGTCAGGTCTAACGCCGGCGCACAGGCCGACATTACAAAGATATTCGTAGTCAAATCGCATTTAGTCCAGTCGAGACGCTACTGGTCAGACCAGTTTTTCCTGTATGGTAAATGGACGAATTCCGCTCGATCAGCCATATTTTAGGGGCTTGGGAGCACATTGGTTGACGGACTAATCACGGACAATTACAAGGGTCACTGGTCAGACCACGATACACACAGGCAATCCCATGGCTATTTCCCAGGAAATCTCATATCGGCTGGAGCGCCTCATCCTTGATGGTGGGCTGGCTCCGGGGCAAAAGATTCCATCCGAGCGGCAGCTCGCAGCGCGCCTGCGCGTGTCCCGCGCGATCATCCGCGAAGCCCTGCATGAATTGCAGGGCCGTGGCGTGATCGAAACCCGACACGGCAAGGGGTCCTTTGTTGCCAGCCTGGTTCCGGAGACCGGCGAGTTCGAAGAACAAAGCCCCCTGATGCAGCTTTACGAGGGGCATCCGCGCACTCTTTATGACTTACTCGAAGTTCGGGAACAGCTTGAGGGGCAGGCGGCGTTCCTGGCAGCCCAACGGGCCACCAGCCTCGACAAGCACCGGATTACCAAGGCCTTCCGTGCGCTGGAGGAAACCGATCCACTGAGCAACGCCAAGCCGGACCACGGCTTCCACCAGGCGATTGTGGAAGCCTCCCACAACCCGGTACTGGTCCACCTTCTCAGCGGTCTGAAAAGCATGATGCTGTTGACGGTCCATGCGGCGGTCGCCAACCTCAATCCCCGGGAGGAGATGCGCAAGACCATCGTGCGTCAGCACCGTCAGCTCTATGATGCCATCATGAACTGCAAACCGGCGGCAGCCCAGAAGGTAGCAACCGCCCACGTGCGCTTTGTCAGCGATGCGCTGAAAGACATGGAACAGCAGGGAAGCAAGGTGATCCGCGCCCAATTGATGCCGAACGGTCGCAATCCTGACCAATCAGGTATTGATTTCGGCCGTCACAGTCCGTAAAACATGCGCCTTTGAACTAAATCTCAGGAGTCACCCATGGCGGACCAAGCTCCCTTGATCTGCAGGGACATTCACAAGACCTTTGGCAAGCTTGAAGTACTCAAGGGAGTGTCACTGGAGACCCGCAAAGGCGATGTGGTGTCCCTGATTGGCAGTTCCGGGTCCGGCAAGAGTACTTTTCTGCGCTGCATCAACCTGCTGGAGACACCCACCTCCGGCGACATTATCGTGCATGGTGACCCAATCCGGTTCACCACGAACCGCAAGGGTGAGCGGGTTCCGGCCGATAACAAACAGGTTGAGCAGATCCGCTCCAAGCTTTCCATGGTCTTCCAGAGCTTCAATCTCTGGTCTCATATGACGGTGCTGGAAAACATCATTGAAGCGCCGGTAAACGTGCTCAAGGTCCCCAAAAAGGAAGCCATCGAGCGCGCCGAGGCCTATCTCCAGAAAGTCGGTATCTACGAACGCAAGGATTACTATCCGGCCCAGATGTCCGGCGGCCAGCAGCAACGTGCTGCCATTGCCCGGGCACTCGCCATGGAACCGGAAGTGATGCTGTTTGACGAACCCACATCGGCACTTGACCCGGAACTGGTGGGCGAGGTGCTGAGGGTCATGCAAAGCCTGGCCGAGGAAGGCCGCACCATGATCGTGGTCACCCACGAGATGGCGTTTGCAAAGGATGTGTCAACTCAGGTCCTGTTTTTGCATCAGGGCGTCATCGAGGAACAGGGATCGCCTCAAAAAGTGTTCGACAACCCTGACTCGGAGCGCATGAAACAGTTCCTGGCTCCCAACTTCTGACGCTGAGTGCTATCTTGACCTGTGTCGGAATAAAAATACCTAAAAAATAGCCCACAAGGCATAAAATTGGAGAAGTGACACATGAAGAAACTGATTGTTGCAGCAAGTTGTGCCCTGGCCATGGCCGCCGGCACGGTCCAGGCCAAGGACTGGAAAGAAATCCGCCTCGCCTTCGACGTGCCCTACGAGCCGTTCGAATACCGTGATGAAAACGGCGAGCTGACCGGTTTCGAGGTTGAGCTGGCCGAAGCCATGTGCGAGGAACTCAAGGCCGAATGCGAATTCGTCATCCAGGCCTGGGATGGCATGATTCCGGGTCTGCTGGCTCGCAAGTACGATGCCATCTTCTCGTCCATGTCCATTACCGAAGAGCGGGCCGAGCGCGTTCTGTTCTCCGATCCGTACTACATCACTCCGGGTGGCTGGTTCGCCCGCGACGGTTTCTCTGCTGACGTGACCAGCAAGGAAGAGATGGAGGGCAAGACCATCGGTGTGCAGCGTGGCACCACCATGGACACCTACGCTACCGAGGAATTCGGCGGCATCGCTACCATCAAGCGCTACACCACTGCTGAAGACATGGTTCTGGACCTGGAAGGCCAGCGCCTGGACGTGGTGTTTGTAGACTACCCGGTGGGCGAGCAAACGATTCTCTCCCAGGAAGGTTTCAAGGAAGTGGGCGAGCCGGTCAAACTGGGCCAGGGCGTAGCCGTTGCCATGCGCAAGCGTGACAAGGATCTGGCCAACAAGGTGAACGCAGCTCTGAAGAAACTCAAGAATGATGGCACCTACGACGCCATCATGAAGAAATACTTCAACTACGACATCAAGATCTAAACTGTCCGGGGCGGCCCGGTGGCCGCCCCTCTCTACCGGATTTCCCAATGCTCGACCTCAAAGGCTATGGCCCGGAACTGCTCGACGGAGCAGTGGTCACCATTGAACTGGCGTTCCTATCCCTGGCCCTGGCCCTGACTCTGGGGCTGATTGGCGCATCCTCGAAACTGTCCGGCAATCGCCTTGCCAGAGCCATTGCAACCTTCTACACCACCGTGGTCCGGGGCATTCCCGATCTGGTCATGATGTTGCTGTTCTATTACGGCGGTCAGGTAACGGTGAACATGCTGTCGGACTGGATATGGGAAGCCTACGAAATCGACTTTTTCTTCCAGTTCGATCCGTTTATCTCCGGTGTGGTTACGATCGGGCTGATTTTTGGTGCCTACATGACGGAAACCTTCCGTGGCGCATTCCTGGCGGTTGAAACTGGCCAGATCGAGGCCGCAAGGGCTTATGGGTTCACGCGCTGGCACACGTTCCGGCGAATCATGTTTCCACAGATGCTGCGCCATGCCCTGCCCGGCATCGGTAACAACTGGCAGGTACTGCTGAAAACCACGGCGCTGGTGTCCATCATCGGCCTCACCGATATGGTCCGGGTCGCGGAGGAAGCCGCCAAGGCGGAACGTATGCCGTTCCATTTCTTCATTCCGGTGGCGGCGGTTTACCTGGCGCTCACGGCAGGCTCCGAGCTGTTCATCAAGTGGCTCAACAAGCGGGCCAATGTCGGCGTGGTTCAGGGGAGTTAAGGCATGCCTGATTTTATTGCCCAGTGGCTGGACCAGAACGACATTTTTACCGCCATGACCATCATGGAATACTGGGATGGTCTGGTGAATACAGTGCAGCTGGTGTTCCTGTCGCTGGTGATCGGTTTGGTGTTCGCAATTCCGCTGGCGATTCTGCGCACCTCGAGGAACCCACTGGTGTCCGGGCCGGTGTGGTTGTACACCTATCTGTTTCGCGGCACGCCGCTGCTGATCCAGCTGTATATCATCTACTACGGCATTGCCCAGATTCCCGGTATCCAGGAGACCTTCTGGTGGGAGATTTTCCGGGAGCCGTTCTACCCTGCCCTGCTGGCGTTTGCCCTGAATACCTGTGCCTACACCACCGAAATCATCCGTGGCGCAATTGTGTCGACTCCGCACGGGGAAATTGAGGCGGCCAAGGCCTACGGCATGAACTGGTGGCTGCGCATGCGGCGCATTGTGTTACCGAGTGCGGCCCGGCGGGCGGTGCAGGCCTATTCGAATGAGGTCATTTTCATGCTGCATTCGAGTGCGATTGCCAGTGTGGTGACTATTGTGGATCTGACGGGCGCAGCCCGGAATATTTACTCGCGGTTTTATGCGCCGTTTGATGCGTTTATTTTTGTGGCGCTGCTTTATATGGTGCTGACGTTTATTCTGGTGTTTGCTTTCCGCAAGCTTGAGAATCATCTTTTGCGGCATCAGAGGCCTGTGGGATCCTAGATTACCAGTTTAGGTTTTCTGACTTTTGGTGCAGGGCCATCCGGGATCTTGCCTCCCGGGAACCGCTACGAGCACGTCCATGTGCGCTTGTTTCAGGCCATCCATGGCCTTCAACATTCCCGGGAGGCAAGATCCCGGCTGACCCCAGACTCATTTCGGGGATTCCTCTATGTCAGATCTTAGTGCGCTGTTTGATGCTTCTTCTAGCTGGCTCACACATACGCTTGCCAACGCTTCTTCCAAGCTGACCCCAGCGCTAATTCGACTCCCCGACGGAACCGACATCGTTAGACCATCCATCGGAGTCCTGGAGCTGACTCCAGCCGCCACGCACACCAACCCTAACCATGAAGCCCTGATCGTCTCTGCAGGAGTGCACGGCAACGAGACGGCCCCGATTGAGGTGTTGAATCAGCTCGTCAAAGAACTCGTAGTCGGCGAGTGGACACTCACCTGCCCGCTGCTGCTGATCCTGGGCAATCCGCCGGCCATGGTTGCCGGTGAGCGGTTTATTGACGTCAACATGAACCGGTTGTTTGCCGGAGCCCATGGCCGGGACGAATATCGGGGGCTGCCCGAGGCCGCCCGGGCTTCGGAGCTCGAGCAGCTGTGTCGGGAGTTTTCCCGGAAGCATTCAGGATTGGCGCTCAGTCATTACGATCTGCATACCGCAATCCGCCCTTCCCTTCGGGAGAAATTTGCGCTCTATCCGTTTGTTGAGGGGCGCGAGGTTCCTGCCGACCAGTGTCGCTTCTTGCTGGAGGCGGAGGTGGAAACGCTGCTTCTGCAGCATAAGGCGGGCACGACGTTTTCTTCGTTCACTTCCTCGGAGTTGGACGCGGAGAGTTTTACGGTGGAGCTTGGGAAGGTGCGGCCGTTCGGGCAGAACGATCTCGGCCGGTTTGCCGGTATACGGGATGCGCTGCGGCGGCGGTTTCGGGGGGAGTTTGCGCCAGCGGAATCTTCCGATACTGGGTGCCTCACCATCTTCGAGGTGGTCCATGAAATCCTGAACACCGGCGAGAATTTCCAGTTCCACATTCCCGATGATGTGGCCAATTTCACCGAATACCAGCCCGGCACGATGATTTGGGAGGACGGAGAAACCTGTTATCGGGTGGGTGAGGTGCCGGAGGCGATTGTGTTTCCGAACCGGGAGGTGCCGGTGGGGCAGCGGGTTGGTCTGATGATCCGGGCCAGGGCTAGCGGCCGGGGAAGGTGAAGATGGGGTCAGATGAAAGCGTTCATCAGACCCCGGCATACTTCTGAGCCCGCCCCAACGCCAGGTGTCCGCCCATCCTAGGGGTCTGAAGAAAACCTTCTTCTGACCCCAAGTTCAATCAATCCCCAGAGCCCAACCAACCCCAGGGCCCTGATGCAGACTCCGGGGTCTGAAGAAAGCCTTCTTCTGACCCCATCTTCATCCTGCCCCGAGCCCAAATCTCCATCCCCTCACGCCGGCGCATTCTCCGGCTCCGG is a genomic window containing:
- the glcE gene encoding glycolate oxidase subunit GlcE, with the translated sequence MADMTQQLQEQVLQARNTGQKLNIVGGGTKAFMGRTADPEAGTLSLAGHTGIVEYHPVELVLTVRAGTPIKDIEAALAEEGQCLHFEPPRFGDASTIGGTLACNLSGPGRPWSGSVRDQVLGIRLLNGKGEHMRFGGQVMKNVAGYDVSRLQAGAMGTLGVITEISMKVMPKPAATATLVEEMALEDVIDYMNRRAGEPKPITGACWVDGKVYLRLSGARSAVEATAEKWSGEVMEGGDDFWQQVRDMQHEFFAGNDVPLWRLSVDSTAPNPKVEGNWFIDWAGSQRWFRGEASLGDLEPLARAAGGQVSLFRGGDRSGEVMHSQPEALKAIQRRVKNSFDPDGIFNPGRLYSWL
- a CDS encoding TRAP transporter large permease subunit, coding for MSTNTTTAPGSNLIGKLSTWLMIAATVALAFIICVEMINILFYDPWSDEKFLFKLSGSLSDVKIEPLTYLMFGSLAVALMMGLPLAFVTGGLGVMFIYLVGDSLMLNIVPSRIFPMMTNSDLAAIPLFIFMASMLERAGLIEEMFSVVYKWMGGLSGGLATATILASTILAAMVGVIGAAVVTMGIIALPAMLKRGYDHKIALGSIMAGGTLGILIPPSILAILYAVVAQQSVGELYLGSVVPGLLLSGLYIAYVLIRSWINPKLGPPVPVEERISLMEKLGLLKNLIAPLILVFLVLGLLFGGIATPVEAAGIGSFGAIVVAMMHGKFSIGGLREASVTTAKASAMVLWIMFGASVFVGFYILQGGQEFVTNAILGTGLSAYGILFLLMVLLVILGMFLDWVGILLLAVPIFIPIVEALEFPGLLGFPPVAGEDVVLWFGVLYLVNMQMSFLSPPFGYALFYIRGVCPPEISMGTIFKSSLVFLAIQAFGLFMCILIPGIVTWLPGLVYG
- the glcF gene encoding glycolate oxidase subunit GlcF → MQTNLVQQFANTPEGQEAESILRACVHCGFCTATCPTYQELNDERDGPRGRIYLMKMFLEGEEITEKTRDHLDRCLTCRSCETTCPSGVQYGRLVDISRGLIEKELPREPKEKWLRWGLARVLPNRQLFGLLLRMGQVFRPVLPEKLRTKVPPRKSASPWPAASHNRVVLALAGCVQPSATPNTNAAAARVLDKLGITMVEAPEAGCCGAVNYHLSEHEKGLERMRQNIDAWWPAIEAGAEAIIMTASGCGAMVQDYGHLLKDDPVYAAKAKKVSELCTDLGAFLLKQDLETLKLNQSPGKVAFHCPCTLQHAMKQNGVVEQVLTKAGVELAQTKDKHLCCGSAGTYSVLQPELSQKLLDNKLKALTVDNPDRIVTANIGCQMHLETKSPVQVNHWIELLDQ
- a CDS encoding TRAP transporter small permease subunit, whose protein sequence is MSDLEGFGFVLPHWFYWGWLAVMPLIMMAWDKWSSGHGGETAEPELTPGELQAEEEDPLIYLQFEGNWFTKVVDWICDKSGLFVSFWTVNAVVFYFFEVVMRYLFNMPTIWVHESSFLLLGMQYLLAGAFALLHGAHVRVDVMYNLLPVRGRVGMDIFTSMFFFMFALVLLITSWTFFQNSYSMNETTVETWGIQYWPVKGMMVLGSFLLLLAGISKLIKDIVLFVRLGRERTA
- a CDS encoding heme-binding protein, producing the protein MLTINRLDIADARILIEGAAEKAREIGVPMCIAVVDESGNLIAFERMDGGKITSVTIAQDKAFTAAAAKKATHDYNKVNTPGSLAFGIHTEVGCRISSVGGGLPVIVNGEVVGGIGLSSGTPQQDMDCAQAGIDYFETKRK
- a CDS encoding FAD-linked oxidase C-terminal domain-containing protein; this encodes MNTKPKASKAQLAEQFRSFIDPEYVITDDETLKPYECDGLAMYREMPMLVVLPETVEQVQRVMRICHENDVPVVARGAGTGLCAGAMPHKEGVVLSLAKFNRIIKIDPLGRTARLQPGVRNLAISEEAAQYGLYYGPDPSSQIACTIGGNVAENSGGVHCLKYGLTVHNILSVEMVTAEGDLITIGSDGLDSCGMDLLALITGSEGLLGVVTEVKVKLLPKPEVAQVIMAGFDSVEKGGDAVGGIISHGIIPGGLEMMDSHAIIAADDFAQAGYPRDAKALLLCEVDGTEEEVHEHIAEAEEVFRKLGATSIRTSQSEEERALLWKGRKSAFPAVGRISPDYYCMDGTIPRRHLARVLLEMDKMSDEYGLRVANVFHAGDGNLHPLILFDANVPGEFETTEEFGSKILELCVEVGGCITGEHGVGVEKIRQMAVQFNDEELQQFHDVKAAFDPTGILNPGKGVPTLKFCQEYRSIEHKQHKHEQTDAAHG